One segment of Tenrec ecaudatus isolate mTenEca1 chromosome 1, mTenEca1.hap1, whole genome shotgun sequence DNA contains the following:
- the THEM5 gene encoding acyl-coenzyme A thioesterase THEM5, with amino-acid sequence MIRRVLQGAAGLGRHRVLAGAHPILPRLHPASAFGSSTDTLVSRFCLEKTDLKDYALPNASWCPDMLSMYQEFLEKSKDSGWVKVPSFKSNRDHIKGLKFPFEIPASSDKSDWRIFPRCIPEEGLGYEYVIFFHPSTKKSVCLFQPGPYLEGAPGFAHGGSLATMIDETFSKIAYLAGEGLLTLSLNIKFKSLIPVGSLAVLNVDVEKIEDQKMYLSCITQSRDQKTVYAKSSAVFLQLQLEEESSQ; translated from the exons ATGATCAGGAGGGTGTTGCAGGGGGCGGCAGGACTTGGCCGCCACAGAGTCCTCGCAGGTGCCCACCCCATCCTGCCCAGACTTCACCCTGCCTCGGCTTTTGGATCCTCCACCGACACCCTG GTCTCAAGATTCTGTCTGGAGAAGACAGACTTGAAGGACTACGCCCTCCCCAATGCTAGCTGGTGTCCAGACATGCTAAGCATGTACCAAGAATTTCTGGAGAAGTCCAAGGACAGTGGCTGGGTCAAGGTGCCCTCCTTCAAGTCCAACAGAGACCACATCAAAGGACTCAAGTTTCCATTTGAGATACCAGCCAGCTCAG ACAAAAGTGACTGGCGCATCTTCCCCAGGTGCATCCCAGAGGAGGGACTAGGCTATGAGTATGTCATCTTCTTCCACCCATCCACGAAGAAGTCTGTCTGTCTCTTCCAACCGGGCCCCTACCTGGAAGGCGCCCCAGG GTTTGCTCACGGAGGGTCCCTGGCCACCATGATAGACGAGACTTTCTCTAAAATTGCCTACCTGGCGGGAGAGGGGCTGCTCACACTCAGTCTCAACATCAAGTTCAAGAG TCTGATCCCAGTGGGCTCCCTGGCTGTGCTGAACGTCGACGTAGAAAAGATTGAGGACCAGAAGATGTACCTCTCCTGCATCACCCAGAGCAGAGACCAGAAGACGGTGTACGCCAAGTCCTCAG CCGTTTTCTTGCAGCTGCAGCTGGAGGAAGAGTCATCCCAGTAG